DNA from Pajaroellobacter abortibovis:
GAGCATCCAGAAGGCTGTACCAGGAAGCGTGTCCTCTCACATACAAGCTTTGGATTTGGATGGGATGATCGTCTATGCGCCCTCTCTTTATTTTTCTTATACTAAAGTTGGTGCATATAGGGTGTACTGATCCCACCGCGAATCTTCAGGTTAAATGTGGACTCGCTTGAGTACCACAGGTTAGTTTTTAGGTAGGAAAAAGATTTTTATGGAGGCATAATTTTTATGGAGAGCAGATATGATGACATATTTAGTAACTGGGGGGGCAGGATTTATTGGCTCTTCGATTGCCCAAGCGCTGTTACAAGCGGGGGAGCGGGTTCGGATAATCGATGATTTTTCGACGGGTCGTTGGGAGAATATCGATTCTCTTCCGGGGCGAGTGGAATTAATAGAAGGGAGTATTCTTGACCCTGCACTTGTGGATCAGGCTATGAGTGGGGTTGAAGTTGTGTTCCATCAAGCAGCGGTTCCATCGGTTGCTTTTTCTGTCAACCATCCTGTTCAGTCTTTGCGTGTTGGAGTTGAAGGGACGGTTGTTCTTCTTGAATCTGCTCGCTGCAAGGGGGTTCGACGTTTTATTTTCGCTGGGAGCTCATCTGTTTATGGCAATACGCCTGTGCTTCCGAAATTGGAAACGATGTCCCCTTTGCCGCTTTCTCCCTATGCCGTTTCGAAGTTGACGTGTGAGCATCTGCTTATGGTATTTTCAGGTCTTTATGGTCTTGAGACTGTTACTTTGCGGTATTTCAATGTGTTTGGTCCACGGCAGAATCCTGCTGGCGAATATGCAGCTGTGATTGCGAGGTTTATTACGGCCATTCTTGAAGGGAAGCGGCCTATTATTTATGGGGATGGAGAACAGACACGAGATTTTTGTTTTATTGAGAATGTGGTTGATGCGAACCTGCTTGCTGCCTCGACTTCTCGGAAGCTCAGTGGGGAAGTGGTTAATATTGCATGTGGTCAGCGAGTTTCGTTGAATGACCTTGTGGTAATGCTTCAGGAGGAGGCGACTGCCTGTGGTTGGTTATCTTGTTTACTATCTCCTGAATATCAGCCCCCTCGCGCCGGTGATGTCCGTGATTCTCTGGCTGATTTGAGAACAGCCCGGGAGCTGATCGGATATACCCCTCGCGTATATCTGAGGGAAGGTTTGCGCATGAATCTTGAGGCATTTCATGCGCTTCGAGAGAATGCATCTGCACCCACTCGATGAGTTCATGTCGTCTCTTTTTTCCTGTTCTTCTTCAGAGACGTTAGGACAACTACTATCTAAACAGTTTAGACTTAACAGTTTTCATCAATGGCAGCGAGAAGCCATTGAGGCTCTTTTGGGGGAGCCTGGTCGTGTCCTTCTGGTGGCTCCTACGGGAGGGGGGAAATCGCTCACGTATCAACTTCCTGCGGCACTTTTGCCTGGAGTGACTCTTGTGATCTCTCCGCTGGTGGCCTTGATGGAAGATCAAGTGCATGCGCTTTTGTCCAAAGGGATCAAGGCGACTTTTCTAGCGTCTACGCTCGATGCAGAAGTGCGTCATCGTCGCGAGTTACGTCTTGAACGTGGGGATTATAAGCTGGTGTATATTGCCCCTGAGCGACTCGCTTCAGAGTGCTTCATGGCTCGCTTGTTACGGACGAAGATCTCGCTTGTAGCAATTGATGAGGCGCATTGCATTGCTCAATGGGGTCACGATTTTCGCCCGGATTATCTCCGTTTAGGGGATTTGATGACTCGCCTCAAACCCTCCAGGGTGATTGCTTGTACAGCGACAGCAACGCCTCAAGTCCGGGCTGAGATCTGTCAGCA
Protein-coding regions in this window:
- a CDS encoding SDR family oxidoreductase — protein: MMTYLVTGGAGFIGSSIAQALLQAGERVRIIDDFSTGRWENIDSLPGRVELIEGSILDPALVDQAMSGVEVVFHQAAVPSVAFSVNHPVQSLRVGVEGTVVLLESARCKGVRRFIFAGSSSVYGNTPVLPKLETMSPLPLSPYAVSKLTCEHLLMVFSGLYGLETVTLRYFNVFGPRQNPAGEYAAVIARFITAILEGKRPIIYGDGEQTRDFCFIENVVDANLLAASTSRKLSGEVVNIACGQRVSLNDLVVMLQEEATACGWLSCLLSPEYQPPRAGDVRDSLADLRTARELIGYTPRVYLREGLRMNLEAFHALRENASAPTR